The Labilithrix sp. genome contains a region encoding:
- a CDS encoding HTTM domain-containing protein, with the protein MYLDVEEWVDVNRQVIRAVATLDLRSLAAMRIGIGALMLADVLERSSRLTLDYTDEGLLPRSWLIEAGRDAPLLFVHGVDGGAPFAAACMIASAVVAALLLAGWRTRMMSLLAWILWSSLQARNPMIAHHGDTILRFILFWGALLPWGARWSLDARRRPPAPDAFVGPAAVGYLLQLVFVYAFSVAYKTGPAWREDFDAVALALRVHGYATPLGEALLGYPRAIVALTISVLALEALGAFLVLSPWRTEAARLVAAAAFITFHVGLGLTMRLGLFVPLAIVAWIGVLPARVWRRGPPTIGESVGGRAATWITAAATAFALLVNVDALASFRARTDVASPLPALPVVAKIAARMGLSQEWSMFAPEPASLSGRLRATMTRADGETVDVLRGEVVEPNGPLPDGPRAPLRVRQQELRWAYWMYPEAVERYARYACANGVFGEPPPPPGLLTVRAGLASTREVDRTTPPEWIELVSVPCDPAR; encoded by the coding sequence GTGTATCTCGACGTCGAAGAATGGGTGGACGTGAACCGCCAGGTGATACGCGCGGTCGCTACCCTCGATCTGCGCTCGCTGGCGGCGATGCGCATCGGGATCGGCGCCCTCATGCTCGCGGACGTGCTCGAGCGGTCGAGCCGCCTCACGCTCGACTACACCGACGAGGGGCTCCTCCCGCGGTCGTGGCTCATCGAGGCCGGCCGCGACGCGCCGCTCCTGTTCGTGCACGGCGTCGACGGCGGCGCGCCGTTCGCGGCGGCGTGCATGATCGCGTCCGCGGTCGTGGCGGCGCTCCTCCTCGCCGGCTGGCGCACGCGGATGATGTCGCTCCTCGCGTGGATCCTCTGGAGCTCGCTCCAGGCGCGCAACCCGATGATCGCGCACCACGGCGACACGATCCTTCGGTTCATCTTGTTCTGGGGCGCGCTCTTGCCGTGGGGCGCGCGCTGGTCGCTCGACGCGCGACGACGCCCGCCGGCGCCCGACGCGTTCGTCGGCCCCGCCGCGGTGGGCTACCTGCTCCAGCTCGTCTTCGTCTACGCCTTCAGCGTCGCGTACAAGACAGGGCCGGCGTGGCGCGAGGACTTCGACGCGGTGGCGCTGGCTCTGCGCGTGCACGGCTACGCGACGCCGCTCGGCGAAGCGCTCCTCGGCTATCCGCGCGCGATCGTGGCGCTCACGATCTCCGTCCTCGCGCTGGAGGCGCTCGGCGCGTTCCTGGTCCTGTCGCCGTGGCGGACGGAGGCGGCGCGGCTCGTCGCGGCGGCGGCGTTCATCACGTTCCACGTCGGCCTCGGGCTCACGATGCGGCTCGGGCTCTTCGTGCCGCTCGCGATCGTCGCGTGGATCGGCGTCTTGCCCGCGCGCGTCTGGCGGCGAGGCCCGCCGACCATCGGCGAGAGCGTCGGCGGTCGCGCGGCGACGTGGATCACGGCGGCGGCGACGGCCTTCGCGCTCCTCGTCAACGTCGACGCCCTCGCGTCGTTCCGCGCGCGCACCGACGTCGCGTCGCCCTTGCCGGCGCTGCCGGTGGTGGCGAAGATCGCCGCGCGCATGGGGCTCTCGCAGGAGTGGTCGATGTTCGCGCCCGAGCCGGCGTCGCTCAGCGGACGACTGCGCGCGACGATGACCCGCGCCGACGGGGAGACCGTGGACGTCCTGCGCGGCGAGGTCGTGGAGCCGAACGGTCCGTTACCGGACGGGCCGCGCGCGCCGCTTCGCGTTCGCCAGCAGGAGCTGCGCTGGGCGTACTGGATGTATCCCGAGGCCGTAGAGCGCTATGCGCGATACGCCTGCGCGAACGGCGTGTTCGGCGAGCCGCCCCCACCGCCGGGTCTGCTCACCGTCCGCGCCGGCCTCGCGTCGACGCGCGAGGTCGACCGGACGACGCCGCCGGAGTGGATCGAGCTCGTGTCGGTGCCGTGCGATCCCGCTCGTTGA
- a CDS encoding amino acid adenylation domain-containing protein, with the protein MIFVVHHIAFDGPSLAVALGDLAALYRHRCGDGPLPPVVPCRFVDAAAFEAASAKASAEAHLAAWVSRLEDAVPLELPADRPRTRARSTRGGSVAIELDADLTAQVRGVARRLGTTGFMVLLAAFDLLLARSCGQDDIVVGTPVSLRAHPDTLGVVGFFVNTVPVRVSLGGAADFAALVAAVQTAVLDAFALRDVPIDAIAAALRTGDAGAPPFRAAFALGADASEAWTVPAVRARVHEHPSTGARVELGLLLTEGRERVHGYLEYDADLFDAIRIEAMARHFVVLLRAALADPRADLWRLDMRTPEERAALDRWNDTRRAALDDRPAHAFFEDHARSRPSAIALRFRGASLLYGELDAWAERVAAALRAAGVGRGQRVGLAIERGFGLVAGILGAWKAGAAYVPLDPGYPPGRLRLFLEDSGLRHVLVEGTLPAALDGAAALETVDVAAARSAADVAPPAGEPPGPDDLAYVIYTSGSTGRPKGVELAHRGLCNLIASLRELFRVGAADRVLQFASTNFDASVWEIAMALMAAGGTLVLVPRESVADPAALTSLLVSERVTIATLPPVMLHELDPAACPVKTIISAGEACTIELVRRWAPGRRFVNAYGPTETTVCATLEIVRDGLERPPPIGRPLPNMRAYVLGRGDVASPPGIVGELCIGSEVALARGYLGQPELTAARFVDDPFVDGARMYRTGDLAAWSRGGSLEYVGRSDRQVKLRGHRIELDEIEHALASRPGALRSAVVVARRPPRDEVLLGFVEPDARGFDADVALAAMRESLLAYMVPARLVVVDAMPITPNGKIDRKALERWSLEDAPIDAAAAAAPAVDPLEASVARLFADALGLPAFGLDDSFFEHGGHSLMAARLGVRLHEATGVAVPLAKVFERPTVRAVAACIRAIRAGEVSGPEAIDLSADVHLDPAIMPAGDATSEAAWRAVLVTGATGFLGAHLVERLLSATSALVCCLVRAAHAGEALARVRDNLARYGLWRPEHATRVHVVCGDLAAPRLGLDDATYAELAEEIDAVLHNGAYVNHVRPYAALRPVNVLGTVEALRFACTGRPKAFHYVSTVDAVTPSAIEDGVAQEARGGADGDVLATGYAQSKWVAEGLVELAAERGLRASISRPAAVCGRADGGRWNVGDFFTRLLETCLELGAVPDWRLEINVLGVDEVAAWIVDIFRAARPGRARLHHVTHPDSLTSGDVTAAMIARGHAVRLVPFAEWRASLFERASRGEDHPLVPMLSLFDERRDWDVSVRFANVEARKTAPRERFASPRESVTAFLRRHGPAPELGLSERVAPYFEALLAEPAEEPAALRRKLADWVEPVTRAAARYPRLNVSLAWRLQRASLDLLDAVEESTLGPERRWVQASIEYLVREGDAVHDFEQADGLLDDLEVHNAVAAAVGREELCVRL; encoded by the coding sequence TTGATCTTCGTCGTTCATCACATCGCCTTCGACGGACCCTCGCTCGCCGTCGCGCTCGGCGACCTCGCCGCGCTCTACCGTCATCGGTGTGGTGACGGGCCGCTCCCTCCGGTGGTGCCGTGCCGCTTCGTCGACGCCGCCGCCTTCGAAGCCGCTTCGGCGAAGGCGAGCGCGGAGGCGCACCTCGCGGCGTGGGTCTCGAGGCTCGAAGACGCCGTCCCGCTCGAGCTACCGGCGGACCGACCGCGAACGCGCGCGCGATCGACGCGCGGCGGCTCCGTCGCGATCGAGCTCGACGCGGACCTCACCGCGCAGGTGCGCGGCGTCGCGCGGCGGCTCGGGACGACCGGCTTCATGGTCTTGCTCGCGGCGTTCGATCTGCTGCTCGCGCGCTCGTGCGGACAAGACGACATCGTCGTCGGCACGCCGGTGTCGCTGCGCGCGCACCCCGACACGCTCGGCGTCGTCGGGTTCTTCGTGAACACCGTGCCGGTGCGTGTATCGCTCGGAGGCGCCGCCGACTTCGCCGCCCTCGTCGCGGCGGTCCAGACCGCCGTGCTCGACGCGTTCGCCCTCCGCGACGTTCCGATCGACGCGATCGCGGCCGCGCTGAGGACGGGAGACGCCGGCGCGCCGCCGTTCCGCGCGGCGTTCGCGCTCGGCGCCGACGCGTCGGAGGCGTGGACCGTGCCCGCGGTCCGCGCGCGCGTCCACGAGCATCCGTCGACCGGGGCGCGCGTCGAGCTCGGGCTCCTCCTCACCGAAGGTCGCGAGCGCGTCCACGGCTACCTCGAATACGACGCGGACCTCTTCGACGCCATCCGGATCGAGGCGATGGCGCGGCACTTCGTGGTCCTCCTGCGCGCAGCGCTCGCTGATCCGCGGGCCGATCTCTGGCGCCTCGACATGCGGACTCCGGAGGAGCGCGCGGCGCTCGACAGATGGAACGACACACGGCGCGCCGCGCTCGACGATCGACCCGCGCACGCGTTCTTCGAGGACCACGCCCGTTCGCGTCCTTCGGCGATCGCCCTCCGCTTCCGCGGGGCGAGCCTCCTCTACGGCGAGCTCGACGCGTGGGCGGAGCGCGTCGCCGCCGCGCTCCGCGCCGCCGGAGTCGGCCGCGGCCAGCGCGTCGGGCTCGCGATCGAGCGCGGGTTCGGGCTCGTCGCAGGGATCCTCGGCGCCTGGAAGGCGGGAGCGGCGTACGTCCCGCTCGATCCGGGATATCCGCCGGGACGGCTCCGGCTGTTCCTCGAGGACAGCGGGCTCCGACACGTCCTCGTCGAAGGTACGCTGCCCGCCGCGCTCGACGGCGCCGCGGCGCTCGAGACGGTGGACGTCGCCGCGGCGCGGAGCGCGGCGGACGTCGCGCCCCCCGCCGGTGAGCCGCCGGGTCCCGACGATCTCGCCTACGTCATCTACACCTCGGGCTCGACGGGTCGTCCAAAGGGCGTGGAGCTGGCCCACCGCGGCCTCTGCAACCTGATCGCGTCGCTGCGCGAGCTCTTCCGCGTGGGGGCCGCCGATCGCGTGCTCCAGTTCGCGTCCACCAACTTCGACGCGTCCGTCTGGGAGATCGCGATGGCGCTCATGGCCGCGGGAGGGACGCTCGTCCTCGTGCCGCGGGAGAGCGTCGCGGATCCAGCCGCGCTGACGTCCCTCCTCGTCTCCGAGCGCGTCACGATCGCGACGCTCCCGCCGGTGATGCTCCACGAGCTCGATCCGGCCGCGTGTCCGGTGAAGACGATCATCTCCGCCGGCGAGGCCTGCACGATCGAGCTCGTGCGGCGCTGGGCGCCGGGTCGCCGCTTCGTCAACGCCTACGGGCCCACCGAGACGACCGTCTGCGCGACGCTGGAGATCGTCCGCGACGGGCTCGAGAGACCACCGCCGATCGGGCGGCCCCTCCCCAACATGCGCGCCTACGTCCTCGGCCGCGGTGACGTCGCTTCTCCGCCCGGGATCGTCGGCGAGCTGTGCATCGGGAGCGAGGTCGCGCTCGCGCGCGGCTACCTCGGCCAACCCGAGCTCACCGCCGCGCGGTTCGTCGACGATCCGTTCGTGGACGGCGCGCGGATGTACCGGACGGGAGACCTCGCGGCGTGGTCGCGCGGCGGCTCGCTCGAGTACGTCGGCCGGAGCGATCGTCAGGTCAAGCTCCGCGGGCACCGCATCGAGCTCGACGAGATCGAGCACGCGCTGGCGAGCCGGCCCGGCGCGCTGCGGAGCGCCGTCGTCGTCGCGCGCCGCCCGCCGAGGGACGAGGTCCTCCTCGGGTTCGTCGAGCCGGACGCGCGCGGGTTCGACGCCGACGTCGCGCTCGCCGCGATGCGCGAGTCGCTCCTCGCCTATATGGTGCCGGCGCGCCTCGTGGTCGTCGACGCGATGCCGATCACGCCCAACGGCAAGATCGATCGCAAGGCGCTGGAGCGGTGGTCCCTCGAGGACGCGCCGATCGACGCGGCGGCCGCCGCCGCGCCCGCCGTCGATCCGCTTGAAGCGAGCGTCGCGCGGCTCTTCGCCGACGCCCTCGGTCTGCCGGCGTTCGGTCTCGACGACTCGTTCTTCGAGCACGGCGGGCACTCGCTCATGGCCGCGCGCCTCGGCGTCCGTCTCCACGAGGCCACCGGCGTGGCGGTGCCGCTCGCGAAGGTCTTCGAGCGGCCGACGGTCCGCGCGGTCGCCGCGTGCATCCGGGCGATCCGCGCGGGCGAGGTCTCCGGGCCGGAGGCGATCGATCTCTCCGCCGACGTGCACCTCGACCCGGCGATCATGCCTGCAGGCGACGCGACCTCGGAAGCGGCGTGGCGCGCGGTGCTCGTCACCGGCGCGACCGGCTTCCTCGGTGCGCACCTCGTCGAGCGCCTGCTGTCGGCGACGTCCGCCCTTGTGTGCTGCCTCGTCCGCGCCGCCCACGCCGGCGAGGCGCTCGCGCGCGTGCGGGACAACCTCGCGCGCTACGGCCTGTGGAGGCCCGAGCACGCCACGCGAGTCCACGTCGTCTGCGGCGATCTCGCCGCGCCGCGCCTCGGCCTCGACGACGCGACCTACGCCGAGCTCGCGGAGGAGATCGACGCCGTCCTGCACAACGGCGCCTACGTGAACCACGTCCGCCCGTACGCCGCGCTCCGTCCGGTCAACGTGCTCGGCACCGTCGAGGCGCTGCGCTTCGCGTGCACCGGGCGCCCGAAGGCGTTCCACTACGTCTCGACGGTCGACGCCGTGACGCCGTCGGCGATCGAGGACGGCGTCGCGCAGGAGGCGCGCGGCGGCGCCGACGGTGACGTCCTCGCCACCGGCTACGCGCAGAGCAAATGGGTCGCGGAGGGCCTCGTCGAGCTCGCCGCCGAGCGCGGCCTGCGCGCCTCCATCTCGCGCCCCGCGGCCGTCTGCGGGCGCGCCGACGGCGGGCGCTGGAACGTCGGCGACTTCTTCACGCGGTTGCTCGAGACGTGCCTCGAGCTCGGCGCGGTCCCCGACTGGCGGCTCGAGATCAACGTCCTCGGCGTGGACGAGGTCGCGGCGTGGATCGTCGACATCTTCCGCGCGGCCCGGCCGGGGCGGGCGCGGCTCCATCACGTCACGCACCCCGACTCGCTCACGAGCGGCGACGTCACCGCCGCGATGATCGCGCGCGGCCACGCCGTCCGGCTCGTCCCGTTCGCGGAGTGGCGCGCGTCGCTGTTCGAGAGGGCGAGCCGGGGAGAGGATCATCCGCTCGTTCCCATGCTGAGCCTCTTCGACGAGCGGCGAGACTGGGACGTCTCCGTACGCTTCGCGAACGTCGAGGCGCGCAAGACGGCGCCGCGCGAGCGGTTCGCGAGCCCGCGCGAGTCGGTGACGGCGTTCTTGCGGCGACACGGCCCTGCGCCCGAGCTCGGGCTCTCCGAGCGCGTCGCTCCCTACTTCGAGGCGCTGCTCGCCGAGCCCGCGGAGGAGCCGGCGGCGCTGCGGCGCAAGCTCGCCGACTGGGTCGAGCCCGTCACGCGAGCCGCCGCGCGGTACCCTCGGCTGAACGTCTCGCTCGCGTGGCGCCTCCAGCGCGCGTCGCTCGATCTCCTCGACGCGGTCGAAGAGAGCACGCTCGGACCGGAGCGGCGCTGGGTCCAGGCGTCGATCGAGTACCTCGTCCGCGAAGGGGACGCGGTCCACGACTTCGAGCAGGCGGACGGGCTCCTCGACGATCTCGAGGTCCACAACGCCGTCGCCGCCGCCGTCGGCCGCGAAGAGCTCTGCGTCCGCCTGTAG
- a CDS encoding Uma2 family endonuclease: MAMAQHSSSSSMEPDADGPWPAPDTSQLITEDGKPVDSVFAEKQMRLLTEALYSGWRPGRRFFAAANVGVFAIAKNPALVPDAFLSLDVEPKPVTGPERRQSYFVWEYGKPPDVVIEIVSDTYGDELSGKLREYERMRVTHYVVFDPLDKTDADEVTSFTLMGGVYVLQPQPSFALLGLRLVIWEGVFEDVLERWLRWADLDGVVIPTGDERAATAETRALTEAARATTEAARATTAEARATTAEARATTAEARAAMLEARLRELGIEPGD; this comes from the coding sequence ATGGCGATGGCGCAGCACAGCTCTTCGAGCTCGATGGAGCCGGACGCGGATGGTCCGTGGCCCGCGCCGGACACTAGCCAGCTGATCACCGAGGACGGCAAGCCGGTGGACAGTGTGTTCGCAGAGAAGCAGATGCGTCTGCTCACAGAGGCGCTCTACAGCGGCTGGAGGCCCGGCCGCCGGTTCTTCGCTGCCGCCAACGTCGGCGTCTTCGCGATCGCGAAGAACCCGGCGCTCGTGCCCGACGCCTTCCTGAGCCTCGACGTCGAGCCGAAGCCGGTGACAGGTCCCGAACGGCGGCAGTCGTATTTCGTGTGGGAGTATGGGAAGCCTCCGGACGTCGTGATCGAGATCGTCTCCGACACCTATGGCGATGAGCTAAGCGGCAAGCTACGCGAGTACGAACGAATGCGGGTGACGCACTACGTGGTGTTCGATCCGCTCGACAAGACCGACGCCGACGAGGTGACGTCCTTCACGCTGATGGGTGGCGTCTACGTCCTCCAGCCCCAGCCGAGCTTCGCGTTGCTCGGCCTCCGCCTCGTCATCTGGGAGGGCGTGTTCGAGGACGTTCTCGAGCGGTGGCTACGCTGGGCAGACCTCGACGGCGTTGTGATCCCCACCGGCGACGAGCGCGCGGCGACCGCCGAGACACGCGCGCTGACCGAGGCGGCGCGTGCGACGACCGAGGCGGCGCGTGCGACGACCGCGGAAGCGCGTGCGACGACCGCGGAAGCGCGTGCGACGACCGCGGAAGCGCGTGCCGCGATGCTCGAGGCTCGACTGCGAGAGCTCGGCATCGAGCCTGGCGACTGA
- a CDS encoding sodium:proton antiporter produces MSAFETIAALLSVAAVFAYVNHRWIRRPASIALMAMSLAVSLVLLALDHLDLVRLHGTASRVVEGMNFNETLLHGMLGALLFAGALHIDLDDLRQETLAVSALAFASTLLSTFIVAALAYGVLRVLGLSLGFGYCLLFGALISPTDPIAVLGIVKEARVPKSMEIQIAGESLFNDGVGVVLFATLLGVVTRGTDASVGEVVALFAREALGGIGFGLVTGYVTFRLLRSIDHYQTELLLTLALVLGGYALAERLHISAPIAAVTAGLLIGNYGRAHGMSDVTRDHIDKFWSLIDEILNSVLFVLVGLEIIILTLTTKAVVAGLLLIPAVLLARLVSVALPLRALARFIRPSRGTAAVLTWGGLRGGISVALALSMQPGGERDLIVTMTYFIVVFSILVQGLTVGRLARRYRSPDDASAAASA; encoded by the coding sequence ATGTCGGCCTTCGAGACGATCGCAGCGCTCTTGAGCGTCGCCGCGGTGTTCGCGTACGTGAACCACCGGTGGATTCGACGACCCGCGTCGATCGCGCTGATGGCGATGTCGCTCGCCGTCTCGCTCGTCCTCCTCGCGCTCGATCACCTCGATCTCGTTCGCCTCCATGGCACGGCGAGTCGTGTCGTCGAGGGCATGAACTTCAACGAGACGCTCCTCCACGGCATGCTCGGGGCGCTCCTCTTCGCGGGGGCGCTGCACATCGACCTGGACGACCTCCGCCAGGAGACGCTCGCCGTCTCCGCTCTGGCGTTCGCGTCGACGCTCCTCTCCACGTTCATCGTGGCCGCGCTCGCGTACGGGGTGCTTCGTGTCCTCGGCTTGTCCCTCGGCTTCGGGTACTGCCTGCTCTTCGGAGCGCTGATCTCGCCGACCGATCCGATCGCCGTGCTCGGCATCGTCAAGGAGGCGCGCGTCCCGAAGAGCATGGAGATCCAGATCGCGGGGGAGTCGTTGTTCAACGACGGCGTGGGGGTCGTCCTCTTCGCGACCCTCCTCGGCGTCGTGACGCGCGGCACCGACGCGAGCGTCGGAGAGGTGGTCGCGCTCTTCGCGCGCGAAGCCCTCGGAGGGATCGGCTTCGGGCTCGTGACCGGCTACGTGACCTTTCGACTCCTTCGGAGCATCGACCACTACCAGACGGAGCTGCTCCTGACGCTCGCGCTCGTGCTCGGTGGATACGCCCTCGCCGAGCGCCTGCACATCTCGGCGCCGATCGCCGCGGTGACGGCGGGGCTCCTCATCGGCAACTACGGTCGCGCGCACGGCATGTCCGACGTGACGCGCGATCATATCGACAAGTTCTGGTCGCTGATCGACGAGATCCTGAACTCCGTCCTCTTCGTGCTCGTCGGGCTCGAGATCATCATCCTGACCCTGACGACCAAGGCCGTCGTCGCCGGATTGCTCCTGATCCCGGCGGTGCTGCTCGCGCGCTTGGTGAGCGTCGCGCTGCCGCTCCGCGCCCTCGCGCGCTTCATTCGGCCCAGCCGAGGCACAGCCGCCGTGCTGACGTGGGGCGGTCTGCGGGGAGGGATCTCGGTCGCGCTCGCGCTCTCCATGCAGCCCGGCGGCGAGCGCGATCTCATCGTCACGATGACGTATTTCATCGTCGTGTTCTCGATCTTGGTCCAAGGCCTGACGGTCGGACGACTGGCGCGGCGCTACCGCTCTCCCGACGACGCGAGCGCTGCGGCTTCTGCCTGA
- a CDS encoding 4'-phosphopantetheinyl transferase superfamily protein, with translation MARPELASFVPVRIGFNVSHSDDVIACAFTRTLDVGVDVERVEPQRTHGVAHRFFAAREVADLRRRDEAERARVFFDYWTLKEAYIKARGLGLALPLDAFAFTLRAPRPPAISFDPSIDDDPDTWQFAQAWPTERHRLASRCAARRGAIWTS, from the coding sequence ATGGCCCGCCCGGAGCTGGCGTCGTTCGTGCCGGTGCGGATCGGCTTCAACGTCTCGCACAGCGATGACGTCATCGCGTGCGCGTTCACCCGCACACTGGACGTCGGCGTCGACGTGGAGCGGGTGGAGCCGCAGCGCACGCACGGTGTCGCGCACCGGTTCTTCGCCGCGCGAGAGGTGGCGGATCTCCGGCGCCGGGACGAGGCCGAACGCGCGCGCGTGTTCTTCGACTACTGGACGCTGAAAGAGGCGTATATCAAGGCTCGCGGCCTCGGCCTCGCGCTCCCCCTCGATGCGTTCGCGTTTACGTTGCGAGCGCCGCGCCCGCCGGCGATCAGCTTCGATCCGTCGATCGACGACGACCCCGACACCTGGCAGTTCGCGCAAGCGTGGCCGACAGAGCGACACCGGTTGGCCTCGCGGTGCGCCGCCCGCCGGGGCGCGATCTGGACGTCGTGA
- a CDS encoding amino acid adenylation domain-containing protein, producing the protein MERTTIAVAFGAVAGRLSSQPSVDLAVLFADGLDLVEVVIGAGRRASTLRDAVARAKARPAPPLDEAPGLRVGVRVEPARSPDDEVRPELVLDLTGPSPALLFDPGRLSPGAARRFGESLVAALDRLAREDVPLDELPLLDPAGEHALLGDAGGPRLEVAHLPQVHERILAWAELEGGRVAVTQGDRGLTFAELASAARRIAGRLISAGIEPGARVGVCAARTPEMVAALLGVWIAGCAYVPLDPSHPRARLAYVLSDAGASVLVTDDPASLDGLFAGSTIVLSDALTSEDEVAARRGALAYVMYTSGSTGQPKGVRIPHRALVNFLASMIDLFDLGVTDRVLAVTTISFDISLLELFAPLYAGGSMTLATSAEAMDGSALRRLLEVEPVTLLQATPTTWRLLQGAGWDGTRGLRALCGGEPFPKELARDLLPRAAEVWNMYGPTETTVWSTVHRVRPEDVAGERSIPIGRPIANTQVYVLDPKRRLVPRGAVGELYIGGDGLADGYHERVALTAGAFVESPFVEDARVYRTGDLVAWREDGTLECLGRADQQVKLRGYRIELGEIEAALEAHAAVAQSAALVTTRSGGAQVLVAYLVLADPSLRTGALREHLAARLPLYMVPATCYVVDAIPLGPSGKIDRKALTARDAPALGDADERVVPPRTETERWIAARWALLLGRDRVGAHADFFDLGGDSLTAMRFLLAVRDERASELTLRELFTLRTVDALARAIDAGAARAHAPVRIERTDRPALSAAQQRLALLAQLDPNDTAYNLGYDVDLEGELDRAAFALALVDLTTRCDALRTGLSSDGLSPRLWPEGAITPPAVEDLSSLPPAERIDAARRRAQSLLRQPFALGRRAPRALGAPRARSAPSPVDLRRSSHRLRRTLARRRARRPRRALPSSVW; encoded by the coding sequence ATGGAGAGGACGACGATCGCCGTCGCGTTCGGCGCGGTCGCGGGGCGTCTCTCGAGCCAGCCGAGCGTGGACCTCGCCGTGCTCTTCGCCGACGGGCTCGATCTCGTCGAGGTCGTGATCGGCGCAGGGCGTCGAGCATCGACGCTCCGCGACGCCGTCGCGCGTGCGAAGGCGCGGCCGGCGCCGCCGCTCGACGAAGCGCCGGGGCTCCGCGTCGGCGTACGTGTCGAGCCCGCTCGTAGTCCGGACGACGAGGTTCGACCCGAGCTCGTGCTCGACCTCACCGGACCGTCGCCCGCGCTCCTCTTCGATCCGGGGCGCCTCTCCCCCGGCGCGGCTCGCCGCTTCGGGGAGTCGCTCGTCGCCGCGCTCGATCGGCTCGCGCGGGAGGACGTCCCGCTCGATGAGCTGCCGCTGCTCGACCCCGCAGGCGAACACGCGCTGCTCGGCGACGCCGGAGGCCCGCGCCTCGAGGTCGCGCACCTGCCCCAGGTGCACGAGAGGATCCTCGCTTGGGCGGAGCTCGAGGGAGGACGCGTCGCCGTCACGCAGGGCGACCGCGGGCTGACGTTCGCCGAGCTCGCGAGCGCGGCCCGTCGTATCGCCGGGCGCTTGATCTCCGCGGGGATCGAGCCGGGCGCACGCGTCGGCGTCTGCGCGGCGCGGACGCCGGAGATGGTGGCGGCGCTGCTCGGCGTGTGGATCGCGGGGTGCGCCTACGTCCCGCTCGATCCTTCGCACCCGCGAGCGCGGCTCGCGTACGTCCTGAGCGACGCTGGCGCGTCCGTCCTCGTCACCGACGATCCAGCGTCGCTCGACGGCCTCTTCGCCGGCTCGACGATCGTGCTGTCCGATGCGCTGACCTCGGAGGACGAGGTCGCTGCAAGGAGAGGCGCGCTGGCGTACGTGATGTACACCTCTGGATCGACCGGACAGCCGAAGGGCGTGCGGATCCCTCACCGCGCGCTCGTCAACTTCCTCGCGTCGATGATCGATCTCTTCGACCTCGGCGTGACCGATCGCGTCCTCGCCGTCACGACGATCTCGTTCGACATCTCGCTCCTCGAGCTGTTCGCGCCGCTGTACGCGGGCGGCAGCATGACCCTCGCGACCTCCGCGGAGGCGATGGACGGGAGCGCGCTCCGCCGCCTCCTCGAGGTCGAGCCGGTGACGCTGCTCCAGGCGACGCCGACGACGTGGCGCCTGCTCCAGGGCGCGGGCTGGGATGGGACGCGCGGGCTGCGCGCGCTCTGCGGCGGCGAGCCGTTCCCGAAGGAGCTCGCGCGCGACCTCCTCCCCCGCGCCGCGGAGGTCTGGAACATGTACGGGCCGACGGAGACCACCGTCTGGTCGACGGTCCACCGTGTCCGGCCGGAAGACGTCGCGGGAGAGCGCTCGATCCCGATCGGACGCCCGATCGCCAACACGCAAGTGTACGTGCTCGATCCGAAGCGCCGGCTCGTACCGCGCGGCGCGGTCGGCGAGCTGTACATCGGCGGCGACGGCTTGGCCGACGGCTACCACGAGCGCGTCGCCCTCACGGCGGGGGCCTTCGTCGAGAGCCCCTTCGTCGAGGACGCGCGCGTCTACCGCACCGGCGATCTCGTCGCGTGGCGCGAAGACGGAACGCTCGAGTGTCTGGGCCGCGCCGATCAGCAGGTCAAGCTCCGCGGCTATCGTATCGAGCTCGGCGAGATCGAGGCGGCGCTCGAGGCGCACGCCGCCGTCGCGCAGAGCGCGGCGCTCGTGACGACGCGCTCCGGCGGCGCGCAGGTGCTCGTCGCCTACCTCGTGCTCGCCGATCCCTCCCTCCGCACCGGAGCGCTGCGCGAGCACCTCGCGGCCCGCCTGCCTCTCTACATGGTGCCGGCGACCTGCTACGTGGTCGACGCGATCCCGCTCGGACCGAGCGGGAAGATCGATCGCAAGGCGCTCACGGCGCGTGACGCGCCGGCGCTCGGCGACGCCGACGAGCGCGTCGTCCCGCCGCGCACGGAGACGGAGCGATGGATCGCCGCGCGCTGGGCGCTCCTGCTCGGTCGCGATCGCGTCGGCGCGCACGCCGACTTCTTCGACCTCGGCGGCGACTCGCTCACCGCGATGCGGTTCTTGCTCGCCGTCCGCGACGAGCGCGCGAGCGAGCTCACGCTGCGCGAGCTGTTCACGCTCCGCACGGTCGACGCCCTCGCGCGCGCGATCGACGCCGGCGCGGCGCGCGCACACGCGCCCGTGCGGATCGAGCGGACCGACCGTCCCGCGTTGTCCGCGGCGCAGCAACGGCTCGCGCTCCTGGCGCAGCTCGATCCGAACGACACCGCGTACAACCTCGGCTACGACGTCGACCTCGAAGGCGAGCTCGATCGAGCGGCGTTTGCGCTCGCGCTCGTCGATCTGACGACGCGCTGCGACGCGCTGCGAACCGGGCTGTCGAGCGACGGACTCTCGCCGCGGCTCTGGCCCGAAGGCGCGATCACTCCGCCCGCGGTGGAGGACCTCTCCTCGCTGCCCCCGGCGGAGCGCATCGACGCAGCGCGCCGGCGAGCCCAGTCGCTGCTCCGCCAACCCTTCGCGCTGGGACGGCGAGCCCCCCGCGCGCTGGGCGCTCCTCGCGCTCGGTCCGCGCCTTCACCGGTTGATCTTCGTCGTTCATCACATCGCCTTCGACGGACCCTCGCTCGCCGTCGCGCTCGGCGACCTCGCCGCGCTCTACCGTCATCGGTGTGGTGA